One segment of Balaenoptera ricei isolate mBalRic1 chromosome 8, mBalRic1.hap2, whole genome shotgun sequence DNA contains the following:
- the KCTD14 gene encoding BTB/POZ domain-containing protein KCTD14, with the protein MMSLTSAPASRPLRRAVTPAGRQTESPVVELNVGGEFYTTTLGTLRKLPGSKLAEMFSSSAKACLDAEGRFFIDRCGTYFGPILEYLRSGQLPTQHIPEVYREAQFYEIKPLIKLLEDMPQIFGEQVARKQFLLQVPGYSENLELMVRLARAEAVAARCSSVLVCLVQNEKDDANCADALRSLEADKRSVVKFGPWKAALDIRDLLDCMNMDIEAQGYQVRYSHNSPLPAKVSDYFYTFSFSWW; encoded by the exons ATGATGAGCCTGACCTCGGCGCCCGCTTCCCGGCCGTTGCGCCGGGCCGTGACCCCCGCGGGCCGGCAGACG GAATCTCCTGTAGTGGAGCTGAACGTTGGGGGTGAGTTCTATACCACCACCTTGGGCACCCTGAGAAAACTCCCAGGCTCAAAGCTGGCAGAGATGTTCTCCAGCTCCGCCAAGGCCTGCCTGGACGCGGAGGGACGCTTCTTCATTGATCGCTGTGGCACCTATTTTGGACCCATCCTGGAATATCTGCGCAGTGGGCAGCTGCCCACACAGCACATCCCCGAGGTGTACCGTGAGGCTCAGTTCTACGAAATCAAGCCTTTAATCAAACTCTTGGAGGACATGCCACAGATCTTTGGTGAGCAGGTAGCTCGGAAGCAGTTTTTGCTGCAGGTGCCAGGCTACAGTGAGAACCTGGAGCTTATGGTGCGCCTGGCGCGTGCTGAGGCCGTGGCGGCGCGCTGCTCTAGTGTTCTGGTGTGCCTGGTACAGAACGAAAAGGATGACGCAAACTGCGCGGACGCCCTGCGCTCCCTGGAGGCGGACAAGAGGTCAGTGGTCAAATTCGGGCCTTGGAAGGCAGCCCTGGATATCAGGGACCTCCTGGACTGTATGAACATGGACATTGAGGCCCAAGGGTACCAGGTACGCTATTCACACAACAGTCCGTTACCGGCCAAGGTCTCCGACTACTTCTATACCTTCAGCTTCAGCTGGTGGTGA